One window from the genome of Canis lupus dingo isolate Sandy chromosome 15, ASM325472v2, whole genome shotgun sequence encodes:
- the LOC125752545 gene encoding translation initiation factor IF-2-like translates to MADLDTGPARGGRTASPAAEDAAPRSIPAHSAGGPTGTPAAASHNPPELPTGANSKFAGPAAAASAASAPGGSLPSVRRSPPPSLRGPRVQRGGKTPPGASRPRGAPVGPPRPHSPRPLRPTPRQRARRHTHPPEPARPSLRSRRAPRPPPRSTASLHSLAPQPRSTASLHSLAPQPRSTASLGGCPRGRWEPGFPPEAGLAPVLRPRPGAASPACTASPETRHSPRSFCDSGRGGLFGRDARQFALSRFRLRYPEESIASGKTLPFSGEVGAARRTRQVSSTSVKCITLQYYDLENKNERTKVLVVYYRKQKFEGKRLINIWHINLENSYVDHKAASV, encoded by the exons ATGGCAGATCTAGATACAGG ccccgcgCGGGGTGGCCGCACGGCGAGCCCGGCCGCCGAGGACGCGGCTCCTCGCAGCATCCCTGCGCACTCGGCAGGCGGCCCCACCGGGACGCCGGCCGCGGCATCGCACAACCCACCGGAACTTCCCACAGGCGCCAATTCTAAATTCGCCGGACCGGCCGCCGCTGCCAGCGCCGCCTCCGCGCCCGGGGGCTCGCTCCCCTCCGTCCGTcgcagcccccctccctccctcaggggCCCCCGCGTCCAGCGCGGCGGGAAAACGCCGCCAGGTGCCTCCCGGCCCCGGGGGGCTCCCGTGGGACCTCCGCGCCCGCACAGCCCCCGCCCCCTTCGGCCAACGCCGAGGCAGCGCGCCCGTCGCCACACTCACCCGCCCGAGCCGGCGCGGCCATCTTTGCGCTCacgccgggccccgcgccccccg CCTCGCTCCACAGCCTCGCTCCACAGCCTCGCTCCACAGCCTCGCTCCACAGCCTCGCTCCACAGCCTCGCTCCACAGCCTCGCTCCACAGCCTCGCTCGGCGGCTGCCCCCGGGGGCGCTGGGAGCCGGGCTTCCCTCCCGAGGCCGGCTTGGCACCTGTCCTCAGGCCGCGGCCCGGGGCGGCGTCGCCAGCGTGCACCGCGAGTCCGGAGACGCGGCACAGCCCACGGAGTTTCTGCGACTCAGGCCGCGGCGGACTGTTTGGCAGAGACGCGCGCCAGTTCG CTCTGAGCCGTTTCCGCCTCCGCTACCCTGAGGAGAGTATTGCGAGTGGAAAGACCCTGCCTTTCTCAGGAGAGGTGGGAGCAGCAAGACGGACGCGCCAAGTTAGTAGCACGTCCGTGAAGTGCATTACGTTGCAATAT TATGACCTGGAGAATAAAAACGAGCGCACGAAGGTACTCGTAGTATATTATCGGAAACAGAAGTTTGAAGGGAAAAGGCTAATTAACATCTGGCATATTAACCTCGAGAATTCTTATGTAGATCACAAAGCGGCCTCAGTGTGA